A genomic window from Peromyscus maniculatus bairdii isolate BWxNUB_F1_BW_parent chromosome 1, HU_Pman_BW_mat_3.1, whole genome shotgun sequence includes:
- the Ppp1r14b gene encoding LOW QUALITY PROTEIN: protein phosphatase 1 regulatory subunit 14B (The sequence of the model RefSeq protein was modified relative to this genomic sequence to represent the inferred CDS: inserted 1 base in 1 codon; deleted 1 base in 1 codon) — MLQLPPGAPAAAXRRGAARSGARELTGASGPEPAGGRPGGGGAGRGPSAHVAPAAAMADSGPAGGAALAAPAPGPGSGSTGPRVYFQSPPGAAGEGPGGADDDGPVRRQGKVTVKYDRKELRKRLNLEEWILEQLTRLYDCQEEEIPELEIDVDELLDMESDDTRAARVKELLVDCYKPTEAFISGLLDKIRGMQKLSTPQKK; from the exons ATGCTGCAGCTGCCCCCGggcgcccccgccgccg ctcGCCGCGGAGCCGCGCGGAGCGGAGCCCGGGAGCTAACCGGAGCCAGCGGCCCGGAGCCAGCCGGCGGGCGTCCGGGAGGCGGCGGCGCAGGGAGGGGC CCGAGCGCGCACGTGGCCCCGGCGGCCGCCATGGCGGACAGCGGCCCCGCGGGGGGCGCGGCGTTGGCTGCCCCGGCCCCCGGGCCGGGCAGTGGGAGCACAGGGCCCCGCGTCTACTTCCAGAGTCCCCCAGGGGCCGCAGGCGAAGGCCCGGGGGGCGCCGATGATGATGGCCCGGTGAGACGGCAAGGGAAGGTCACCGTCAAGTACGACCGCAAGGAGCTACGGAAGCGCCTCAACCTGGAGGAGTGGATCTTAGAACAGCTCACGCGTCTCTACGACTGCCAG gaAGAGGAGATCCCAGAGCTGGAGATAGACGTGGACGAACTCTTGGACATGGAAAGTGATGATACCCGGGCTGCTCGAGTCAAG GAGCTGTTAGTTGACTGTTACAAACCCACTGAG GCCTTCATCTCTGGCCTGCTGGACAAGATCCGGGGCATGCAGAAGCTGAGCACACCCCAGAAGAAGTAA
- the Fkbp2 gene encoding peptidyl-prolyl cis-trans isomerase FKBP2 isoform X2 — protein MRLSWVLTVLSICLSALGTATGAEGKRKLQIGVKKRVDHCPIKSRKGDVLHMHYTGKLEDGTEFDSSLPQNQPFVFSLGTGQVIKGWDQGLLGMCEGEKRKLVIPSELGYGERGAPPKIPGGATLVFEVELLKIERRSEL, from the exons ATGAGGCTGAGCTGGGTCCTGACAGTACTGTCCATTTGCCTGAGTGCCCTGGGCACAGCCACGGGGGCCGAAGGCAAGCGGAAGCTGCAGATTGGAGTGAAGAAACGAGTGGACCACTGTCCCATCAAGTCTAGAAAGGGAGATGTCTTACACATGCACTACACG GGCAAGCTAGAAGACGGGACGGAGTTTGACAGCAGTCTACCACAGAACCAGCCCTTTGTTTTCTCCCTCGGCACCGGTCAGGTCATCAAGGGCTGGGACCAGGGGCTGCTGGG GATGTGTGAAGGGGAAAAGCGGAAGCTGGTGATCCCATCTGAGCTGG GGTATGGAGAGCGGGGAGCTCCCCCAAAGATCCCAG GTGGAGCAACCCTGGTGTTTGAGGTGGAGCTGCTCAAGATTGAGCGACGGTCAGAACTGTAG
- the Fkbp2 gene encoding peptidyl-prolyl cis-trans isomerase FKBP2 isoform X1 translates to MRAGSVSRPVATRTRLRRGDSTSGIGSGGAARRDMRLSWVLTVLSICLSALGTATGAEGKRKLQIGVKKRVDHCPIKSRKGDVLHMHYTGKLEDGTEFDSSLPQNQPFVFSLGTGQVIKGWDQGLLGMCEGEKRKLVIPSELGYGERGAPPKIPGGATLVFEVELLKIERRSEL, encoded by the exons ATGAGGGCGGGCAGCGTGTCCCGCCCTGTAGCGACGAGGACGCGCCTGCGCAGAGGTGACAGCACGAGCGGGATTGGCTCCGGGGGCGCGGCGAGGAG AGACATGAGGCTGAGCTGGGTCCTGACAGTACTGTCCATTTGCCTGAGTGCCCTGGGCACAGCCACGGGGGCCGAAGGCAAGCGGAAGCTGCAGATTGGAGTGAAGAAACGAGTGGACCACTGTCCCATCAAGTCTAGAAAGGGAGATGTCTTACACATGCACTACACG GGCAAGCTAGAAGACGGGACGGAGTTTGACAGCAGTCTACCACAGAACCAGCCCTTTGTTTTCTCCCTCGGCACCGGTCAGGTCATCAAGGGCTGGGACCAGGGGCTGCTGGG GATGTGTGAAGGGGAAAAGCGGAAGCTGGTGATCCCATCTGAGCTGG GGTATGGAGAGCGGGGAGCTCCCCCAAAGATCCCAG GTGGAGCAACCCTGGTGTTTGAGGTGGAGCTGCTCAAGATTGAGCGACGGTCAGAACTGTAG
- the Fkbp2 gene encoding peptidyl-prolyl cis-trans isomerase FKBP2 isoform X3, translating into MARGVHVGAVCVVAAPGVAVDRELPLERLDMRLSWVLTVLSICLSALGTATGAEGKRKLQIGVKKRVDHCPIKSRKGDVLHMHYTGKLEDGTEFDSSLPQNQPFVFSLGTGQVIKGWDQGLLGMCEGEKRKLVIPSELGYGERGAPPKIPGGATLVFEVELLKIERRSEL; encoded by the exons ATGGCCCGGGGCGTCCACGTGGGGGCGGTCTGCGTGGTGGCCGCGCCTGGGGTCGCGGTAGACCGAGAACTCCCCCTGGAGAGATT AGACATGAGGCTGAGCTGGGTCCTGACAGTACTGTCCATTTGCCTGAGTGCCCTGGGCACAGCCACGGGGGCCGAAGGCAAGCGGAAGCTGCAGATTGGAGTGAAGAAACGAGTGGACCACTGTCCCATCAAGTCTAGAAAGGGAGATGTCTTACACATGCACTACACG GGCAAGCTAGAAGACGGGACGGAGTTTGACAGCAGTCTACCACAGAACCAGCCCTTTGTTTTCTCCCTCGGCACCGGTCAGGTCATCAAGGGCTGGGACCAGGGGCTGCTGGG GATGTGTGAAGGGGAAAAGCGGAAGCTGGTGATCCCATCTGAGCTGG GGTATGGAGAGCGGGGAGCTCCCCCAAAGATCCCAG GTGGAGCAACCCTGGTGTTTGAGGTGGAGCTGCTCAAGATTGAGCGACGGTCAGAACTGTAG